One Nostoc sp. UHCC 0302 DNA window includes the following coding sequences:
- a CDS encoding S1 RNA-binding domain-containing protein → MVNQNLTATEIGFTHEDFAALLDKYDYHFSPGDVVPGTVFSIEPRGALIDIGAKTAAYIPIQEMSINRVDAPEEVLQSNETREFFILTDENEDGQLTLSIRRIEYMRAWERVRQLQAEDATVRSGVFATNRGGALVRIEGLRGFIPGSHISTRKPKEELVGEELPLKFLEVDEERNRLVLSHRRALVERKMNRLEVGEVVIGTVRGIKPYGAFIDIGGVSGLLHISEISHEHIDTPHSVFNVNDEVKVMIIDLDAERGRISLSTKQLEPEPGDMIKNRDLVYDKAEEMAAKYREQLLAKQQGITAAPAVAEEDIPSATEEDIPSATEEDIPPATEEISASAEEDISPATEEITTSTEEDITAAIEEDIPAATEEEIPVAIEE, encoded by the coding sequence ATGGTCAATCAGAACTTAACCGCTACAGAAATTGGATTTACTCACGAAGATTTCGCTGCTCTACTAGACAAATACGACTATCATTTTAGCCCCGGTGACGTTGTACCGGGAACAGTTTTCAGTATAGAGCCGCGCGGCGCTCTGATTGACATTGGTGCTAAAACAGCAGCATATATACCTATACAGGAAATGTCTATTAACCGGGTAGATGCCCCGGAAGAAGTATTACAGTCGAACGAAACGCGAGAATTTTTCATCCTCACAGATGAAAATGAAGATGGACAATTAACTCTTTCCATTCGCCGCATCGAATATATGCGGGCTTGGGAACGTGTGCGACAGTTGCAAGCAGAAGATGCGACTGTCCGTTCTGGCGTATTTGCTACTAATCGTGGTGGAGCATTAGTCAGAATTGAAGGATTACGTGGGTTTATTCCCGGTTCTCACATCAGTACCCGTAAACCCAAAGAAGAATTGGTAGGTGAAGAACTGCCATTAAAATTCTTAGAGGTAGATGAAGAACGTAACCGCCTAGTTCTATCCCATCGTCGAGCGCTAGTTGAGCGCAAGATGAACCGCTTGGAAGTCGGCGAAGTAGTAATTGGTACAGTCCGCGGCATCAAGCCTTACGGTGCATTTATCGATATCGGTGGCGTCAGTGGTCTACTGCACATCTCGGAAATTTCACACGAGCATATTGATACACCTCATAGTGTGTTCAATGTTAATGACGAAGTGAAAGTCATGATCATTGACTTGGATGCTGAAAGAGGTCGAATTTCCCTCTCTACCAAGCAGCTAGAACCCGAACCCGGTGACATGATTAAAAACCGTGATTTGGTCTACGATAAAGCAGAAGAAATGGCTGCTAAATATCGAGAACAACTGCTAGCTAAACAGCAAGGTATTACCGCTGCACCTGCTGTAGCTGAAGAAGATATTCCGTCAGCAACTGAAGAAGATATCCCGTCAGCGACAGAAGAAGACATTCCGCCAGCAACTGAAGAGATTTCAGCATCAGCAGAAGAAGACATTTCGCCAGCAACTGAAGAGATTACAACATCAACAGAAGAAGATATTACAGCAGCTATTGAAGAAGATATTCCAGCAGCAACGGAAGAAGAGATTCCAGTAGCTATTGAAGAGTAA
- a CDS encoding HAD family hydrolase: MATIKCRNITFSNIQAILFDKNGTLEDSEVYLRSLAQRAARLIDAQIPGIGEPLLMAFGVNGSTLDPAGIVSVASRRETEIAAAAYVAETGRGWFESLKIARQALDDAEKYIGTTPSPLFVGSLDALKYLYEGGLKLGILSAATTQEVRNFVANHQLSDYIQLEMGVDEGPSKPDPILFLQACQALGVEPSATLMVGDSVGDMQMARHAKAAGCICITWVDKSENVQGADVVINQLDEIQILERE; encoded by the coding sequence TTGGCAACCATTAAATGTAGAAACATCACGTTTTCCAATATCCAAGCAATTTTGTTTGACAAAAATGGTACCCTGGAGGACTCAGAAGTATATTTGCGATCGCTCGCTCAAAGAGCAGCGAGGTTAATAGACGCTCAAATTCCCGGTATTGGGGAACCCCTATTAATGGCATTTGGCGTTAATGGTAGTACCCTTGACCCCGCAGGTATTGTCTCGGTAGCAAGTCGCCGCGAAACAGAAATTGCAGCTGCGGCATATGTTGCTGAAACTGGTAGAGGATGGTTTGAGTCTTTAAAAATAGCTCGTCAAGCCTTGGATGACGCTGAAAAATATATTGGCACAACTCCTTCACCGCTGTTTGTGGGGAGTTTGGATGCGTTGAAATACCTCTATGAAGGAGGGCTAAAACTTGGCATACTTTCAGCTGCGACAACTCAAGAGGTGCGTAATTTTGTGGCAAATCATCAGTTGAGTGATTATATTCAACTGGAAATGGGAGTGGATGAAGGCCCGAGTAAACCAGACCCAATATTATTTTTACAAGCTTGCCAAGCTTTGGGAGTCGAACCAAGCGCTACATTAATGGTTGGCGATTCTGTTGGTGATATGCAAATGGCACGTCATGCCAAAGCAGCCGGTTGTATTTGTATCACCTGGGTAGATAAGTCAGAGAATGTTCAAGGTGCAGATGTCGTAATTAATCAACTTGATGAAATCCAGATTTTAGAAAGGGAATAG
- the psbB gene encoding photosystem II chlorophyll-binding protein CP47, with product MGLPWYRVHTVVLNDPGRLISVHLMHTALVAGWAGSMALYELAVFDPSDPVLNPMWRQGMFVLPFMARLGVTQSWGGWNVTGGPSTDPGFWSFEGVAAAHIVLSGLLFLAAVWHWVYWDLELFRDPRTGEPALDLPKMFGIHLFLSGLLCFAFGAFHLTGLFGPGLWVSDPYGVTGSVQAVAPEWGPDGFNPYNPGGIVAHHIAAGVVGIIAGLFHLTVRPPERLYKALRMGNIETVLSSSIAAVFFAAFVVAGTMWYGNAATPIELFGPTRYQWDQGYFRQEIQRRVQNNVAQGASLSEAWSQIPEKLAFYDYVGNSPAKGGLFRTGPMDKGDGIAQSWQGHAVFKDSEGRELTVRRLPNFFETFPVILTDADGVIRADIPFRRAESKYSFEQSGVTVSFYGGNLDGKTFTEPADVKKYARKAQGGEIFDFDRETLNSDGVFRTSPRGWFTFGHAVFALLFFFGHLWHGARTIYRDVFAGVDADLEEQVEWGLFQKVGDKSTRRKEAL from the coding sequence ATGGGACTACCCTGGTACCGAGTACATACAGTCGTTCTGAACGATCCAGGACGGCTGATTTCTGTACACCTGATGCACACTGCCTTAGTGGCAGGCTGGGCTGGTTCGATGGCATTATACGAACTAGCTGTTTTTGACCCCAGCGATCCCGTTCTCAACCCCATGTGGCGTCAAGGAATGTTCGTGCTACCCTTCATGGCACGTTTGGGTGTTACCCAATCTTGGGGTGGCTGGAACGTGACTGGTGGGCCATCCACTGATCCTGGTTTTTGGTCATTTGAAGGCGTTGCTGCGGCTCATATCGTTCTTTCCGGTCTGTTATTCCTAGCTGCTGTTTGGCACTGGGTTTATTGGGATTTGGAACTCTTTAGAGATCCCCGCACTGGCGAACCTGCTTTAGACTTGCCAAAAATGTTTGGCATTCACCTGTTCTTATCTGGTCTACTTTGTTTCGCCTTCGGTGCTTTTCACCTCACCGGACTATTTGGGCCGGGACTGTGGGTTTCTGACCCTTACGGTGTAACTGGCAGCGTGCAGGCAGTAGCACCAGAATGGGGGCCAGATGGGTTTAACCCATATAACCCTGGTGGGATTGTGGCTCACCACATTGCTGCTGGTGTTGTTGGTATTATTGCTGGCTTATTCCATCTCACAGTCCGACCCCCCGAACGGCTCTACAAAGCCCTGCGGATGGGTAACATTGAAACCGTACTTTCTAGCAGTATTGCAGCGGTTTTCTTCGCCGCTTTTGTTGTTGCTGGAACTATGTGGTACGGTAACGCTGCTACCCCCATTGAACTGTTTGGCCCGACCCGCTACCAGTGGGATCAAGGCTACTTCCGTCAAGAAATTCAGCGCCGCGTTCAAAATAATGTTGCTCAAGGCGCTAGCCTGTCGGAAGCTTGGTCACAGATACCCGAAAAACTTGCTTTCTACGACTATGTAGGTAATAGCCCTGCCAAAGGCGGTCTATTCCGTACAGGGCCAATGGACAAGGGTGATGGTATTGCCCAATCTTGGCAAGGTCACGCTGTATTCAAGGATTCTGAAGGCAGGGAATTGACTGTACGTCGTCTCCCTAACTTCTTTGAAACCTTCCCAGTAATTTTGACCGACGCAGATGGAGTTATCCGCGCTGATATTCCCTTCCGTCGGGCAGAATCTAAGTACAGTTTTGAGCAATCTGGTGTTACCGTCAGCTTCTATGGCGGCAACTTGGATGGCAAAACCTTTACAGAACCAGCTGATGTGAAGAAATACGCCCGTAAGGCTCAAGGTGGTGAAATCTTTGATTTTGACCGAGAAACCTTGAACTCTGATGGTGTATTCCGCACCAGTCCCAGAGGTTGGTTTACCTTTGGACACGCCGTATTCGCTCTATTGTTCTTCTTCGGTCACCTCTGGCATGGCGCTCGTACAATCTACCGAGACGTGTTTGCTGGTGTTGATGCGGATCTCGAAGAACAAGTCGAGTGGGGTCTGTTCCAGAAAGTGGGTGACAAGTCAACCCGCCGGAAGGAAGCTCTTTAA
- a CDS encoding photosystem II reaction center protein T, which produces MESVAYILILTLAIGVLFFAIAFREPPRFDRKDE; this is translated from the coding sequence ATGGAAAGCGTTGCATACATCTTGATTTTGACCTTGGCAATAGGAGTTCTCTTCTTTGCGATCGCATTTCGTGAACCCCCGCGCTTTGATAGAAAAGATGAGTAA
- a CDS encoding MFS transporter: MQEVSSTTSTSPFSTGLPALYIISFLSGISMGLFTPFISTLMAQHQVDDVWIGANSTVYFLTITLTAPFVAKILRQLGLRKTMMLGLALMGLSAPLFPLTTQMPLWFFIRAVMGIASCLYLVCGQTGLHSFCHDSNRARASGFHALAYSFGFGIGPVMGSALYSVSPKISFFLGSLLVLSGIVVVWIGLPEKAIAFQSSSRTSFKKLTLPLQGAFAYGFTVATLVSLYPVYLLRQNYSVTQIGYTFTVFVIGGLLATIPVTHLADKFNRLKILLICVCIALISILSLSLSSNFITTQIFTFIAGASVSPIFPLALALIGAKLSRNELSAGSAMFTAIYGSGCAAGPILSSLVMKVANAQYIFSLILILFALLVVQIIRNSQQKYSPNY; this comes from the coding sequence ATGCAGGAAGTCTCTTCAACAACATCAACTTCTCCCTTTTCTACCGGATTACCAGCTTTGTATATTATCAGTTTTTTGTCTGGTATTTCTATGGGGCTGTTTACTCCCTTTATCTCGACACTGATGGCTCAACATCAAGTTGATGATGTTTGGATAGGGGCTAATTCTACAGTTTACTTTTTGACAATAACGCTAACAGCACCTTTTGTAGCCAAAATATTACGTCAATTAGGATTGCGTAAAACTATGATGCTTGGCTTGGCACTGATGGGTTTGAGTGCGCCGCTATTTCCTCTAACTACACAAATGCCTTTATGGTTTTTCATCCGCGCGGTGATGGGAATTGCTTCTTGCTTGTATTTAGTTTGTGGACAAACTGGATTACACAGCTTTTGCCATGACAGCAATCGAGCCAGAGCCAGCGGTTTTCATGCTCTTGCTTATAGTTTCGGGTTTGGTATTGGCCCAGTTATGGGTTCTGCCCTCTATAGTGTTTCGCCCAAAATTAGTTTTTTTCTCGGCAGTCTTTTAGTTCTCAGTGGTATTGTTGTTGTTTGGATAGGCTTGCCAGAAAAGGCGATCGCTTTTCAATCTTCGTCACGTACTAGTTTTAAAAAGCTCACACTCCCGCTTCAGGGTGCGTTTGCTTATGGTTTTACTGTAGCAACTTTAGTTTCACTATATCCAGTATATTTGCTGCGCCAAAACTACAGTGTGACGCAGATAGGTTATACCTTTACTGTCTTCGTAATTGGTGGTTTGCTTGCTACTATTCCAGTTACACATTTAGCTGATAAATTTAACAGATTAAAAATTCTTTTAATCTGTGTATGTATTGCATTAATTTCCATCCTGTCTCTTTCCTTAAGTAGTAACTTCATTACTACTCAGATTTTTACTTTTATTGCCGGAGCTAGTGTCAGTCCAATTTTTCCTTTAGCACTGGCACTCATTGGAGCAAAGCTTTCTCGCAATGAATTATCTGCTGGCAGCGCCATGTTCACAGCCATATATGGTTCTGGATGTGCTGCTGGGCCGATACTTTCCTCATTAGTTATGAAAGTTGCCAACGCGCAATATATCTTTAGCTTAATTTTAATTCTATTTGCCCTACTTGTAGTTCAGATTATCCGTAACTCTCAACAGAAGTATAGTCCAAACTACTAA
- a CDS encoding PEP-CTERM sorting domain-containing protein, translating to MGNSALSLFLGLMSTASVLMPITAQAATFDYSKIKNFSTRPIESDYVLDFFGDITENEGYALINNLDPNAPDAGHVSIAKNALPGSSGYYTMGRPASPAPNTATRSATLKSIKGFPNLSTYLNSNNIPLSSIGFSYGQKADRDFTKALNLGEDKLGQDWFASPDSTIEERIYQTGPNDEENILIYGTTKVVDFGSSPFYFATDNGPTPGVSDNFNVFLNDPVPATKAANLDPIASGLADAFLEDLAAAGGSIQTISEDSTLRAEFTTYNGYDVTYVNFPLQLRGVSSSRNIPESSSGLGLLIFGALGTAALIKQQKNKLKMYNFITKE from the coding sequence ATGGGTAATTCAGCCCTTTCTTTATTTCTAGGACTGATGTCTACTGCCTCAGTCTTGATGCCTATAACAGCTCAAGCGGCAACTTTTGACTATAGCAAAATCAAAAATTTTTCGACACGACCTATTGAGTCTGACTATGTACTCGACTTTTTTGGAGATATTACAGAGAATGAGGGATATGCGCTGATAAATAATCTCGATCCTAATGCTCCAGATGCAGGTCATGTAAGCATAGCCAAGAATGCGTTGCCAGGTAGTTCTGGTTATTACACTATGGGTCGTCCTGCCAGTCCGGCTCCAAATACTGCTACCCGTTCAGCAACTTTAAAGAGCATCAAGGGATTCCCCAATCTCTCTACTTATCTAAATAGCAACAATATTCCGCTTAGTAGTATTGGCTTTAGTTATGGTCAAAAGGCTGACCGGGATTTTACTAAAGCGTTAAATTTAGGTGAAGATAAGCTCGGACAAGATTGGTTCGCGAGTCCAGATTCAACTATTGAAGAAAGAATTTATCAAACTGGGCCAAATGATGAGGAAAACATTTTAATATATGGAACTACTAAGGTAGTTGATTTTGGCTCTTCACCTTTTTATTTTGCTACAGACAATGGGCCTACACCAGGCGTCAGCGATAATTTTAATGTTTTTTTGAATGACCCAGTTCCAGCAACCAAAGCAGCCAATTTAGATCCCATAGCTTCAGGTTTAGCTGATGCTTTTTTGGAAGATTTAGCTGCTGCTGGTGGGAGTATCCAGACTATTAGTGAAGACTCTACACTTAGAGCTGAATTTACCACTTATAACGGTTATGATGTCACTTATGTTAATTTCCCATTACAACTGAGAGGAGTAAGCAGCAGTAGAAATATACCTGAATCTTCATCAGGTTTAGGATTGTTAATATTTGGAGCTTTAGGAACAGCTGCTCTGATAAAACAACAGAAAAACAAGTTAAAAATGTATAATTTCATAACCAAAGAATGA
- a CDS encoding cytochrome P450 produces MATDVTSTHNTTPGKTQGPNLLGSLSAFNRLANDPLQLFYELHSQYGDIVCLNLGFKKVFVINNPLYIKYALQENIKNYNKLKRLEMQTKLLFGEGWTNKINRQIIRPFFEPQHYATMDAAIADATQKMLVRWQNFAENRQPIDVAAEMMRLSLAFTGKTLIGNDFNSGLDDVALAMQVIIEHFNATAVSNFNVPESFPTAANRKYLAAVQTLQSAVDQIIAERQNHGSDKEDLLSVLLAWRDETGTGLSDKLLRERLLWILLPAFEPIGRALSWVWHSLSLNPNVERQMQAELVRVLGDRQPTFDDLPKLNYTKLIVQETLRMYPPFWVIGREAIEDDVVGGVHIPAKSMLLFNIYGVQHNPQYWDNPEGFDPERFTPERARNRVGAAFIPFSIGPRACLGYNLSIMQIQLVIALVAQAYRLELVPGHPVEPAAMVSLLPRHGIQMNLSQRA; encoded by the coding sequence ATGGCTACCGATGTAACTTCCACCCATAATACAACGCCAGGAAAGACCCAAGGCCCCAACTTATTAGGCTCACTTAGTGCTTTCAACAGACTGGCAAATGATCCTCTTCAACTTTTTTATGAACTTCATAGTCAATATGGAGATATCGTATGTTTAAATTTAGGATTTAAAAAAGTTTTTGTTATCAATAATCCCCTTTATATTAAGTATGCATTACAAGAAAATATTAAGAACTATAACAAGCTCAAGCGTTTAGAAATGCAAACTAAGCTGCTTTTTGGAGAAGGGTGGACTAATAAAATTAACCGTCAAATTATTCGACCCTTTTTCGAGCCTCAGCATTATGCCACTATGGATGCTGCGATCGCAGATGCTACTCAAAAGATGCTTGTCCGTTGGCAGAATTTTGCTGAAAACCGCCAACCAATTGATGTAGCAGCAGAAATGATGCGGTTGAGTCTGGCTTTTACGGGAAAGACTTTGATTGGGAATGATTTCAACTCAGGGCTGGATGATGTGGCTCTAGCGATGCAAGTGATTATAGAACACTTCAATGCTACGGCTGTATCGAACTTTAATGTACCAGAAAGTTTTCCCACCGCAGCCAATCGTAAGTATCTGGCAGCTGTACAAACACTCCAATCAGCAGTAGACCAAATCATTGCAGAACGCCAAAATCATGGTTCAGATAAGGAAGATTTACTTTCAGTGTTGCTGGCATGGCGTGATGAAACAGGTACAGGCTTGAGTGACAAACTGTTACGCGAAAGGCTGTTGTGGATTCTATTACCTGCCTTTGAACCGATTGGCAGAGCGCTATCTTGGGTCTGGCATTCGTTGTCACTCAATCCCAATGTTGAGCGTCAGATGCAAGCTGAACTCGTGAGAGTACTTGGCGATCGCCAACCAACTTTCGATGATTTGCCAAAGTTGAATTACACTAAGCTAATTGTGCAGGAAACACTGCGGATGTATCCGCCATTTTGGGTGATTGGTCGGGAAGCGATTGAAGATGACGTAGTTGGTGGTGTACACATCCCAGCTAAATCGATGCTTTTATTCAACATATATGGAGTACAGCACAACCCACAATATTGGGATAATCCAGAAGGTTTTGACCCGGAACGCTTTACGCCAGAACGTGCTAGAAATCGGGTTGGCGCTGCCTTTATTCCTTTCAGTATCGGCCCTCGTGCTTGTCTGGGATACAACCTATCAATTATGCAGATCCAGTTGGTGATCGCTTTGGTCGCACAAGCTTACCGTTTAGAATTAGTCCCAGGACATCCAGTTGAACCAGCTGCTATGGTTTCTCTGTTACCGCGTCATGGCATTCAGATGAATTTGTCCCAAAGAGCATAA
- a CDS encoding SRPBCC domain-containing protein, producing the protein MALSTFPTTNKTSNWQTSLEIYTEVEIAAKAEKVWSILTNFNDYINWNPFIVKAEGKIHQGAKITIHVQPPGLKSMVFNPTIIKTEENRTLVWEGKFILPGMFDGEHTYIIEELGNQGVRLIQKETYTGLLIPFLAKKLSKNTRGGFELMNQAIKNLAESQPS; encoded by the coding sequence ATGGCTCTTTCTACATTCCCGACAACAAATAAAACATCAAATTGGCAAACAAGCTTGGAAATTTATACAGAGGTTGAAATCGCAGCTAAAGCTGAAAAAGTCTGGAGTATTTTGACAAATTTTAATGATTACATCAACTGGAATCCTTTTATAGTCAAAGCTGAAGGAAAGATTCATCAAGGCGCTAAGATTACCATCCATGTACAACCCCCTGGTTTAAAGAGTATGGTTTTTAACCCGACAATTATCAAAACCGAAGAAAACCGGACATTGGTATGGGAAGGCAAATTTATATTGCCGGGTATGTTCGATGGGGAACACACTTATATTATTGAAGAATTGGGAAATCAAGGTGTTCGCCTAATTCAAAAAGAGACTTATACAGGTTTACTTATTCCTTTTCTAGCGAAAAAACTCAGCAAAAATACACGAGGTGGCTTTGAATTAATGAATCAAGCCATAAAAAATTTAGCAGAATCGCAACCCTCATAG
- a CDS encoding PEP-CTERM sorting domain-containing protein (PEP-CTERM proteins occur, often in large numbers, in the proteomes of bacteria that also encode an exosortase, a predicted intramembrane cysteine proteinase. The presence of a PEP-CTERM domain at a protein's C-terminus predicts cleavage within the sorting domain, followed by covalent anchoring to some some component of the (usually Gram-negative) cell surface. Many PEP-CTERM proteins exhibit an unusual sequence composition that includes large numbers of potential glycosylation sites. Expression of one such protein has been shown restore the ability of a bacterium to form floc, a type of biofilm.), whose amino-acid sequence MLNYNPLIILGLTTTVLVSAPLAVHAEAKVYREIGGKESIRFDPNALTLLESLGLSLGGGQSTIDPDPGFTYGLALLPPSSDPNVLGTDFQFRYDPETGVYIPLGDIERFSGRVFFNVDPNKLTLPSQNVDFNGFAIDSDPAFNFYVESNGLRLFDVKSSGSPTFDLNTNTWTLQNIDLIASQEFSDLLVAAGASQPIAGLKLGEAQGERAFIDVAATQVPEPESTLAILTAASAALALRKRRNRSAL is encoded by the coding sequence ATGCTTAACTACAACCCGCTAATAATTTTGGGACTGACTACCACCGTTTTAGTATCCGCACCTCTGGCTGTTCATGCTGAGGCCAAAGTCTACAGAGAAATAGGTGGTAAAGAGAGCATTAGGTTTGATCCTAATGCGCTTACTCTCCTGGAGTCTTTAGGTTTATCTTTGGGTGGGGGACAGAGTACAATTGACCCAGATCCTGGTTTTACTTATGGATTAGCCTTACTTCCTCCCAGTTCAGATCCTAATGTTCTAGGCACTGATTTTCAGTTCCGTTATGATCCAGAAACAGGCGTCTACATCCCTCTGGGTGACATAGAAAGATTTTCGGGAAGAGTATTTTTCAATGTAGATCCCAACAAGCTAACTTTGCCTTCTCAAAATGTTGATTTCAACGGTTTCGCGATCGACTCCGATCCCGCATTTAACTTTTATGTAGAATCTAATGGTTTACGTTTGTTTGATGTAAAATCATCAGGTTCTCCTACTTTTGATCTTAATACTAATACTTGGACTCTCCAAAATATAGATTTGATAGCAAGTCAAGAGTTTAGCGATTTGCTTGTAGCTGCTGGAGCTAGTCAGCCAATTGCAGGTTTGAAACTAGGCGAAGCTCAAGGAGAAAGAGCTTTTATAGATGTTGCCGCCACCCAAGTTCCTGAACCTGAAAGTACATTGGCAATCTTAACTGCTGCCAGTGCAGCGCTAGCTCTGCGTAAGCGGCGTAATCGTTCCGCACTATAA
- a CDS encoding DUF4386 domain-containing protein produces the protein MNNATKMHIGQQHRVSAVSLPKITALFLVLEVILFMTAFRVLSNAVNWPAGLDEPASVVLPLIAKHHSAVIAGYYSYMLSSILLIPLSLLLHRILASGKGLLLTTATMFGVLSGVMKSLGILRWLFLMPFLADTYVNPGTSATTRETIGLIYDAFNLYAGKIGEHLGTQLLTGLWVGLIAIALLRSRLISRWIGWLGIIVAIGWLVSLVKDFGISVGPVVFISMTLLNIWYLTLAVGLFKLKSVN, from the coding sequence ATGAACAATGCTACTAAGATGCACATTGGCCAGCAGCACCGAGTATCAGCAGTGTCTTTACCCAAAATAACTGCGCTGTTTTTGGTGTTGGAAGTTATTCTGTTTATGACTGCCTTTAGGGTTTTATCCAACGCAGTCAATTGGCCTGCTGGCTTGGATGAACCCGCCAGCGTGGTTCTACCCTTAATTGCCAAGCATCACAGTGCTGTCATCGCAGGCTATTACAGCTATATGCTGTCGTCAATTTTGCTGATTCCGCTCTCTCTCTTGCTCCACCGCATACTAGCTAGTGGGAAGGGGCTGTTGTTGACGACTGCTACCATGTTTGGGGTACTAAGTGGTGTGATGAAAAGTCTGGGGATATTGCGCTGGCTCTTTCTTATGCCATTTCTTGCAGATACTTATGTGAATCCAGGAACGAGCGCAACTACACGTGAAACTATTGGCTTAATCTACGACGCTTTTAACTTGTATGCAGGCAAGATTGGTGAGCATCTGGGAACGCAGTTGCTTACTGGCTTGTGGGTTGGGTTAATTGCGATCGCCCTGCTGCGGTCTCGGTTAATCTCACGCTGGATTGGCTGGCTTGGTATCATTGTTGCGATCGGATGGCTCGTGAGTTTGGTTAAAGACTTTGGTATATCTGTAGGCCCGGTAGTGTTCATCAGCATGACGCTGTTAAATATCTGGTATCTCACCCTTGCTGTGGGACTTTTCAAGTTAAAAAGTGTTAATTAA